The following proteins are encoded in a genomic region of Pungitius pungitius chromosome 19, fPunPun2.1, whole genome shotgun sequence:
- the tnk2a gene encoding activated CDC42 kinase 1 isoform X5: MGESYMYQRLPYARGREEGEDEDEEERDGSIAQSVGAAMMQCEEGTEWLLELLTDVQLQQYFLRLRDELNVTRLSHFDYVKNEDLEKIGMGRPGQRRLWEAVKRRRALYKRKSWMSKVFPVKRPDAGDPQQGAAADASPAGGGGEPAASLTCLIRESELQLLERLGDGTFGVVRRGEWTGPNGRVLSVAVKCLKAGVLDSDGLDDFIREVNAMHSLSHQNLIRLYGIVLTQPMKMVTELAPLGSLLDRLRKRQGHILISSLCNYAVQVACGMAYLEQRRFLHRDLAARNVLLSTNETVKIGDFGLMRALPTHTDQYIMEEGHKIPFPWCAPESLKSRTFSHSSDTWMFGVTLWEMFTHGQEPWLGLSGSQILHKVDVDAERLCKPDDCPLDVYNVMLQCWSPKPEDRPTFVALRDFLLESVPTDMKALQDFEEEDKLQIKMNDVITIIEGRAEHYWWRGQNRGTLRVGQFPRHVVTAVAGLSARDISRPLKHSFIHTGHGDTDPHRSWGHADRIDSLYLGNPMDPPDVLGMEPGSARPTKLPNRSKKPFYDSVMDDYGDDDDDGGGCGASSSSSSSGLKRLGASLGLKLRPWEGSAVRPAKSEVSLIDFTDDSFSSATPSPLAETRPPDDDTLKDTPSILDWPLPQPTYDVVAAELEDQSEDQEVRTINKGSADEAATAPGGAVATRSESQSADLFQELQREVMVKLQVPMATGRSLPSSPLPMPLAPLGPHRQIYLPPPSPSSGSSFACCFEDRPVLPPRSPVPPLRPSKRDPPARAAHSQPRSSSACLGNGEDTPPQLPPRDHAFSQPGSRSSSPLPLAPPLSSYPLSLPPPPLTVSPRRASGHLGPLLSSNPSSSASRLAARGSSSYSSGSLLDPLAFGEGRGLSSLVDSSAPAPLPERPAFLERYGAANMAAVKPMIQHPGGAKPNSSYNNNNNGRTSAPSMQQEHSVTQVQGAVHGVTLEECQAALQSHNWSISQAINHLKVEQLFRLGLRSRAECEELLQRCQLNLEQASALMLDTYGPHRSKK; this comes from the exons ATGGGGGAGAGCTACATGTACCAGCGACTCCCCTACGCCAGaggacgggaggagggggaggatgaggacgaggaggagagggacggcAGCATCGCGCAGAGTGTCGGGGCAGCAATG atgCAGTGTGAGGAGGGCACAGAGTGGCTGCTGGAGTTGCTGACGGatgtgcagctgcagcagtaCTTCCTGCGCCTCCGAGACGAGCTCAACGTCACGCGTCTCTCCCACTTTGACTACGTGAAGAACGAGGACCTGGAGAAGATCGGCATGGGGCGCCCAG GTCAGAGGAGGCTCTGGGAGgcagtgaagaggaggagggcccTTTACAAGCGCAAGTCGTGGATGAGCAAG GTGTTCCCGGTGAAGCGGCCCGACGCCGGCGAcccccagcagggggcggcggCCGACGCGTCgccggccggcggcggcggcgagccgGCGGCGTCGCTCACCTGCCTGATCCGGGAGTCGGAGCTGCAGCTGTTGGAGCGGCTGGGGGACGGCACGTTCGGGGTGGTGCGGCGAGGAGAGTGGACCGGACCCAACGGCAGAGTG CTGTCGGTGGCGGTGAAGTGTCTGAAGGCCGGCGTGCTGGACTCGGACGGTCTGGACGATTTCATCAGAGAGGTGAACGCCATGCACTCGCTGAGCCACCAGAACCTCATCCGGCTGTACGGCATCGTCCTCACGCAGCCCATGAAgatg GTGACCGAGCTGGCGCCGCTGGGTTCCCTGTTGGATCGTCTGAGGAAGCGCCAGGGCCACATCCTCATCTCCTCGCTGTGCAACTACGCTGTGCAG GTGGCGTGCGGCATGGCCTACCTGGAGCAGAGACGTTTCCTCCACAGGGACCTGGCCGCCCGCAACGTCCTGCTCTCCACCAATGAAACGGTGAAGATCGGAGACTTTGGGCTGATGAGAGCGCTGCCGACACACACCGACCAGTACATCATGGAGGAGGGCCACAAAATCCCTTTCCCGTG GTGCGCGCCGGAGTCCCTGAAGTCTCGTACGTTCTCTCATTCGTCCGATACCTGGATGTTCGGGGTCACCCTGTGGGAGATGTTCACCCACGGACAGGAGCCCTGGCTGGGCCTCAGTGGAAGCCAG ATCCTCCACAAGGTGGACGTGGACGCGGAGCGGCTGTGCAAACCGGACGACTGCCCGCTGGACGTCTACAACGTGATGCTGCAGTGCTGGAGCCCCAAGCCGGAGGACAGGCCCACCTTCGTCGCCCTCAGAGACTTCCTGCTCGAG AGCGTGCCGACGGACATGAAGGCGCTGCAGGACTTTGAGGAGGAAGACAAGCTCCAGATTAAAATGAACGACGTCATCACCATCATTGAGGGGAG GGCGGAGCACTACTGGTGGCGAGGCCAGAACAGGGGGACGCTGCGCGTCGGCCAGTTTCCTCGCCACGTGGTGACGGCGGTCGCCGGCCTGTCCGCCCGCGACATCAGCCGCCCGCTCAAACACTCCTTCATCCACACGGGCCACGGGGACACGGACCCCCACCGCAGCTGGGGACATGCGGATCGCATAGACAG TCTGTATCTGGGGAACCCCATGGACCCCCCCGACGTCCTCGGGATGGAACCGGGCAGCGCCAGGCCGACCAAACTCCCCAACCGATCCAAGA AGCCCTTTTACGACTCTGTAATGGACGACtacggcgacgacgacgacgacggcggcggctgcggcgcctcctcctcctcctcctcctcgggtcTGAAGAGGCTGGGGGCGTCCCTGGGCCTGAAGCTCCGCCCGTGGGAGGGGTCCGCCGTGCGCCCGGCCAAGAGCGAGGTGTCGCTCATCGACTTCACCGACGACAGCTTCAGCTCGGCCACGCCCTCGCCGCTCGCCGAGACGCGGCCGCCGGACGACGACACGCTGAAG GACACGCCGTCAATCTTGGACTGGCCCCTCCCCCAGCCGACCTACGACGTGGTCGCTGCGGAGCTCGAGGACCAATCGGAGGACCAGGAGGTCCGGACTATCAACAAGGGTTCCGCCGATGAAGCCGCGACGGCGCCCGGCGGCGCCGTGGCGACCAGGAGCGAGTCGCAGTCGGCCGACCTCTTCCAAGAACTACAGAGAGAA GTGATGGTGAAGCTGCAGGTTCCCATGGCAACGGGccgctccctcccctcctcccccctgcccaTGCCGCTGGCCCCGCTGGGCCCCCACCGACAGATCTACctgccacccccctcccccagctccGGCTCCTCATTCGCCTGCTGCTTCGAGGACCGCCCGGTGCTGCCCCCCCGCAGCCCCGTCCCCCCGCTGCGGCCCTCCAAGCGCGACCCCCCCGCCCGCGCCGCCCATTCGCAGCCGCGCTCCAGCTCCGCCTGCCTGGGCAACGGGGAAGACACGCCCCCGCAGCTCCCGCCCAGAGACCACGCCTTCTCTCAGCCGGGCTCCCGCTCctcgtcccccctccccctggcgccgccgctgtcctcctatCCCCTGAgcctgccccctcctcccctcaccgTCTCCCCGCGCCGGGCGTCCGGACACCTGGGCCCCCTGCTGTCCTCCAACCCGTCCTCCTCCGCGTCCAGGCTGGCCGCCCgcggctcctcctcctactcctcggGCTCCTTGCTGGATCCGCTCGCCTTTGGCGAGGGGCGTGGCCTCTCCTCGCTGGTCGACAGCTCTGCTCCCGCCCCGCTGCCAGAGCGCCCAGCTTTTCTTGAAAG ATACGGAGCGGCCAATATGGCGGCAGTCAAACCCATGATTCAGCATCCCGGCGGAGCCAAGCCAAACTCctcctacaacaacaacaacaacgggcGGACTTcagctcccagcatgcaacagGAGCATAGTGTCACCCAG GTGCAAGGGGCGGTGCACGGCGTCACGCTGGAGGAGTGTCAGGCGGCCCTGCAGAGTCACAACTGGAGCATCTCTCAGGCCATAAATCATTTGAAG GTGGAGCAGCTGTTCCGTCTGGGCCTGCGGTCGAGAGCCGAGtgcgaggagctgctgcagcgctGCCAGCTGAACCTGGAGCAGGCCAGCGCGCTCATGCTGGACACGTACGGGCCTCACCGCAGCAA GAAGTGA
- the tnk2a gene encoding activated CDC42 kinase 1 isoform X3 — MQCEEGTEWLLELLTDVQLQQYFLRLRDELNVTRLSHFDYVKNEDLEKIGMGRPGQRRLWEAVKRRRALYKRKSWMSKVFPVKRPDAGDPQQGAAADASPAGGGGEPAASLTCLIRESELQLLERLGDGTFGVVRRGEWTGPNGRVLSVAVKCLKAGVLDSDGLDDFIREVNAMHSLSHQNLIRLYGIVLTQPMKMVTELAPLGSLLDRLRKRQGHILISSLCNYAVQVACGMAYLEQRRFLHRDLAARNVLLSTNETVKIGDFGLMRALPTHTDQYIMEEGHKIPFPWCAPESLKSRTFSHSSDTWMFGVTLWEMFTHGQEPWLGLSGSQILHKVDVDAERLCKPDDCPLDVYNVMLQCWSPKPEDRPTFVALRDFLLEVRRFPTPPPPPPPPFKVKAVTLTPFGTKVAHRSNTKDSTGESHKSPLHEAAAGVWSLLIPLAGGGKSSLCVLQSVPTDMKALQDFEEEDKLQIKMNDVITIIEGRAEHYWWRGQNRGTLRVGQFPRHVVTAVAGLSARDISRPLKHSFIHTGHGDTDPHRSWGHADRIDSLYLGNPMDPPDVLGMEPGSARPTKLPNRSKKQPPPRPPQPAVLLKKPFYDSVMDDYGDDDDDGGGCGASSSSSSSGLKRLGASLGLKLRPWEGSAVRPAKSEVSLIDFTDDSFSSATPSPLAETRPPDDDTLKDTPSILDWPLPQPTYDVVAAELEDQSEDQEVRTINKGSADEAATAPGGAVATRSESQSADLFQELQREVMVKLQVPMATGRSLPSSPLPMPLAPLGPHRQIYLPPPSPSSGSSFACCFEDRPVLPPRSPVPPLRPSKRDPPARAAHSQPRSSSACLGNGEDTPPQLPPRDHAFSQPGSRSSSPLPLAPPLSSYPLSLPPPPLTVSPRRASGHLGPLLSSNPSSSASRLAARGSSSYSSGSLLDPLAFGEGRGLSSLVDSSAPAPLPERPAFLERYGAANMAAVKPMIQHPGGAKPNSSYNNNNNGRTSAPSMQQEHSVTQVQGAVHGVTLEECQAALQSHNWSISQAINHLKVEQLFRLGLRSRAECEELLQRCQLNLEQASALMLDTYGPHRSKK; from the exons atgCAGTGTGAGGAGGGCACAGAGTGGCTGCTGGAGTTGCTGACGGatgtgcagctgcagcagtaCTTCCTGCGCCTCCGAGACGAGCTCAACGTCACGCGTCTCTCCCACTTTGACTACGTGAAGAACGAGGACCTGGAGAAGATCGGCATGGGGCGCCCAG GTCAGAGGAGGCTCTGGGAGgcagtgaagaggaggagggcccTTTACAAGCGCAAGTCGTGGATGAGCAAG GTGTTCCCGGTGAAGCGGCCCGACGCCGGCGAcccccagcagggggcggcggCCGACGCGTCgccggccggcggcggcggcgagccgGCGGCGTCGCTCACCTGCCTGATCCGGGAGTCGGAGCTGCAGCTGTTGGAGCGGCTGGGGGACGGCACGTTCGGGGTGGTGCGGCGAGGAGAGTGGACCGGACCCAACGGCAGAGTG CTGTCGGTGGCGGTGAAGTGTCTGAAGGCCGGCGTGCTGGACTCGGACGGTCTGGACGATTTCATCAGAGAGGTGAACGCCATGCACTCGCTGAGCCACCAGAACCTCATCCGGCTGTACGGCATCGTCCTCACGCAGCCCATGAAgatg GTGACCGAGCTGGCGCCGCTGGGTTCCCTGTTGGATCGTCTGAGGAAGCGCCAGGGCCACATCCTCATCTCCTCGCTGTGCAACTACGCTGTGCAG GTGGCGTGCGGCATGGCCTACCTGGAGCAGAGACGTTTCCTCCACAGGGACCTGGCCGCCCGCAACGTCCTGCTCTCCACCAATGAAACGGTGAAGATCGGAGACTTTGGGCTGATGAGAGCGCTGCCGACACACACCGACCAGTACATCATGGAGGAGGGCCACAAAATCCCTTTCCCGTG GTGCGCGCCGGAGTCCCTGAAGTCTCGTACGTTCTCTCATTCGTCCGATACCTGGATGTTCGGGGTCACCCTGTGGGAGATGTTCACCCACGGACAGGAGCCCTGGCTGGGCCTCAGTGGAAGCCAG ATCCTCCACAAGGTGGACGTGGACGCGGAGCGGCTGTGCAAACCGGACGACTGCCCGCTGGACGTCTACAACGTGATGCTGCAGTGCTGGAGCCCCAAGCCGGAGGACAGGCCCACCTTCGTCGCCCTCAGAGACTTCCTGCTCGAGGTACGAAGGTTCccaactccaccccccccccccccccccccattcaaagTTAAAGCGGTCACACTCACTCCGTTTGGCACAAAAGTGGCACATCGGTCGAACACCAAGGACAGCACGGGGGAGAGCCATAAATCCCCATTACACGAGGCGGCGGCAGGTGTTTGGTCACTTCTGATCCCGCTGGCGGGCGGCGGTAAATCATCGCTTTGTGTTCTGCAGAGCGTGCCGACGGACATGAAGGCGCTGCAGGACTTTGAGGAGGAAGACAAGCTCCAGATTAAAATGAACGACGTCATCACCATCATTGAGGGGAG GGCGGAGCACTACTGGTGGCGAGGCCAGAACAGGGGGACGCTGCGCGTCGGCCAGTTTCCTCGCCACGTGGTGACGGCGGTCGCCGGCCTGTCCGCCCGCGACATCAGCCGCCCGCTCAAACACTCCTTCATCCACACGGGCCACGGGGACACGGACCCCCACCGCAGCTGGGGACATGCGGATCGCATAGACAG TCTGTATCTGGGGAACCCCATGGACCCCCCCGACGTCCTCGGGATGGAACCGGGCAGCGCCAGGCCGACCAAACTCCCCAACCGATCCAAGA AGCAACCTCCTCCTCGCCCGCCTCAACCCGCCGTCCTGCTGAAGA AGCCCTTTTACGACTCTGTAATGGACGACtacggcgacgacgacgacgacggcggcggctgcggcgcctcctcctcctcctcctcctcgggtcTGAAGAGGCTGGGGGCGTCCCTGGGCCTGAAGCTCCGCCCGTGGGAGGGGTCCGCCGTGCGCCCGGCCAAGAGCGAGGTGTCGCTCATCGACTTCACCGACGACAGCTTCAGCTCGGCCACGCCCTCGCCGCTCGCCGAGACGCGGCCGCCGGACGACGACACGCTGAAG GACACGCCGTCAATCTTGGACTGGCCCCTCCCCCAGCCGACCTACGACGTGGTCGCTGCGGAGCTCGAGGACCAATCGGAGGACCAGGAGGTCCGGACTATCAACAAGGGTTCCGCCGATGAAGCCGCGACGGCGCCCGGCGGCGCCGTGGCGACCAGGAGCGAGTCGCAGTCGGCCGACCTCTTCCAAGAACTACAGAGAGAA GTGATGGTGAAGCTGCAGGTTCCCATGGCAACGGGccgctccctcccctcctcccccctgcccaTGCCGCTGGCCCCGCTGGGCCCCCACCGACAGATCTACctgccacccccctcccccagctccGGCTCCTCATTCGCCTGCTGCTTCGAGGACCGCCCGGTGCTGCCCCCCCGCAGCCCCGTCCCCCCGCTGCGGCCCTCCAAGCGCGACCCCCCCGCCCGCGCCGCCCATTCGCAGCCGCGCTCCAGCTCCGCCTGCCTGGGCAACGGGGAAGACACGCCCCCGCAGCTCCCGCCCAGAGACCACGCCTTCTCTCAGCCGGGCTCCCGCTCctcgtcccccctccccctggcgccgccgctgtcctcctatCCCCTGAgcctgccccctcctcccctcaccgTCTCCCCGCGCCGGGCGTCCGGACACCTGGGCCCCCTGCTGTCCTCCAACCCGTCCTCCTCCGCGTCCAGGCTGGCCGCCCgcggctcctcctcctactcctcggGCTCCTTGCTGGATCCGCTCGCCTTTGGCGAGGGGCGTGGCCTCTCCTCGCTGGTCGACAGCTCTGCTCCCGCCCCGCTGCCAGAGCGCCCAGCTTTTCTTGAAAG ATACGGAGCGGCCAATATGGCGGCAGTCAAACCCATGATTCAGCATCCCGGCGGAGCCAAGCCAAACTCctcctacaacaacaacaacaacgggcGGACTTcagctcccagcatgcaacagGAGCATAGTGTCACCCAG GTGCAAGGGGCGGTGCACGGCGTCACGCTGGAGGAGTGTCAGGCGGCCCTGCAGAGTCACAACTGGAGCATCTCTCAGGCCATAAATCATTTGAAG GTGGAGCAGCTGTTCCGTCTGGGCCTGCGGTCGAGAGCCGAGtgcgaggagctgctgcagcgctGCCAGCTGAACCTGGAGCAGGCCAGCGCGCTCATGCTGGACACGTACGGGCCTCACCGCAGCAA GAAGTGA